From a single Callithrix jacchus isolate 240 chromosome 5, calJac240_pri, whole genome shotgun sequence genomic region:
- the RBM38 gene encoding RNA-binding protein 38 isoform X3: protein MLLQPAPCAPSAGFPRPPAAPGAMHGSQKDTTFTKIFVGGLPYHTTDASLRKYFEGFGDIEEAVVITDRQTGKSRGYGFVTMADRAAAERACKDPNPIIDGRKANVNLAYLGAKPRSLQTG, encoded by the exons ATGCTGCTGCAGCCCGCGCCGTGCGCCCCGAGCGCGGGCTTCCCGCGGCCCCCGGCCGCCCCCGGCGCCATGCACGGCTCCCAGAAGGACACCACGTTCACCAAGATCTTCGTGGGCGGCCTGCCGTATCACACCACAGACGCCTCGCTCAGGAAGTACTTCGAGGGCTTTGGCGACATCGAGGAGGCCGTGGTCATCACCGACCGCCAGACGGGCAAGTCCCGCGGCTACGGCTTC GTGACCATGGCCGACCGGGCGGCAGCTGAGAGGGCTTGCAAAGACCCCAACCCCATCATCGACGGCCGCAAGGCCAACGTGAACCTGGCGTATCTGGGCGCCAAGCCGCGGAGCCTCCAGACGG